The Pseudomonas sp. GD03919 region ATGGTCAAGCCGGTGGATCGCATCATTGGCGACTTCATTGAAGCTGGCGCCAGCTACATCACTTTCCACCCGGAAGCCTCCGAGCACGTCGACCGCTCGCTGCAACTGATCAAGGCGGGCGGCGCCAAGGCCGGCCTGGTGTTCAATCCGGCCACCCCGCTGGACGTGCTCAAGTACGTGATGGACAAGGTCGACATGATCCTGCTGATGAGCGTCAACCCCGGTTTCGGCGGGCAGAAGTTCATCCCCGGCACCCTCGACAAGCTGCGTGAGGCCCGCGCGCTGATCGACGCCAGCGGTCGCGAGATCCGCCTGGAGATCGACGGCGGCGTCAACGTGCAGAACATCCGCGAGATCGCCGAGGCGGGCGCCGACACCTTCGTCGCCGGCTCGGCCATCTTCAACCAGCCGGACTACAAGGCGGTGATCGATGCCATGCGCGCCGAGCTGGCCCAGGTGCGCGGATGAAACCGCTGCGCGCGCTGTGCGGCGGCGAGCTACCGCGCCTGGTGATGTTCGACCTGGATGGCACGCTGATCGACTCGGTGCCGGATCTGGCTGAAGCCGTTGACCGCATGCTAGCAGAGCTGGAGCGCCCGCCGGCTGGCGTGGAAAAAGTCCGAGACTGGGTTGGCAATGGCGCACGTGTGCTGGTGCGTCGCGCCCTCGCCGGTAGCCTAGATCACTCGGCAGTGACTGAGGTCGAGACGGAAGACGCGCTGGCGCGCTTTCTCGATATCTACGCCGACTGCCACAACCTGACCGCACTCTATCCCGGTGTGCACGAGTTGCTCGAGGCGCTCAGCACTGCAGCCGTGGAACTGGCGGTGGTGACCAACAAGCCGGAGCGTTTCGTCGCGCCGTTGCTGGAGCAGGTGGGTCTCGGCGGTTATTTCCGCTGGATCATTGGCGGCGATACCCTGCCGCAGCAGAAGCCGGACCCTGCGGCGCTACTGCAGGTGATGCACCTGGCTGGGATCGAGGCGGCGCAGTCGTTGTTCATCGGCGATTCGCGCAATGACGTGCTGGCCGCGCGCGCTGCGGGCGTACCGTGCATCGCAGTGAGCTACGGCTATAACCATGGCCGGCCGATTGCCGAAGAAAAACCGGGGCTGGTAGTCGATAGTCTCGCCGAACTGCTCTGATAGTTG contains the following coding sequences:
- the rpe gene encoding ribulose-phosphate 3-epimerase, whose amino-acid sequence is MQPFAIAPSILSADFARLGEEVDNVLAAGADIVHFDVMDNHYVPNLTIGPMVCSALRKYGITAPIDAHLMVKPVDRIIGDFIEAGASYITFHPEASEHVDRSLQLIKAGGAKAGLVFNPATPLDVLKYVMDKVDMILLMSVNPGFGGQKFIPGTLDKLREARALIDASGREIRLEIDGGVNVQNIREIAEAGADTFVAGSAIFNQPDYKAVIDAMRAELAQVRG